A genomic stretch from Fusarium musae strain F31 chromosome 9, whole genome shotgun sequence includes:
- a CDS encoding hypothetical protein (antiSMASH:Cluster_9.1), with the protein MKFEQALYVATSLVGNVTGVAASNKLFSGATIIAWDESDPEPRVIRNGYLLVEGDRIASIATSKPSRLPRNTEVIDATDQIISPGFIDTHRHGWQTAFKTLGSNTTLAQYFGRYGEFAAAPHFNAEDVYWGQLAGLLEALNAGVTTSLDHAHHTWSNETAYAGLNASIESGARVFWAYAFHDVPSLNYTVKDQIPNFVDMAENGLLQDSNVEIGIAYDSFGPNPPDVAKEVANLAREFNVSVVTTHSLAGPFGVSNLPEDVHSFDLLNTSIPVVFSHGSFLTATGANLLRQTNQYLSITPESEMHYGHTHPHSYYIQNQAALGVDTHFTYSTDILTQARIWLQSVRYFFFDKVLSGWEVPKNNPMSVVQAFSLATRAGGLALRRPELGVIREGAKADLIVWNAAESPSLLGWTDPIAAIMLHASVADILHVMVNGDFVKRDGKLVIANYSTIRRSFLESARRIKNIYREFDYPSLEGKFNGGGFYYGEARVADTERGTNNGYGGLHLLE; encoded by the coding sequence ATGAAGTTTGAACAAGCTCTTTATGTTGCTACGTCGCTTGTCGGCAATGTAACTGGTGTTGCCGCTAGTAACAAGCTCTTCTCCGGTGCCACTATTATTGCTTGGGACGAATCTGATCCAGAGCCTCGCGTAATTCGCAATGGCTATTTATTAGTCGAGGGCGACCGGATCGCAAGCATCGCCACTTCCAAGCCATCCCGGCTTCCCAGAAATACCGAGGTCATCGATGCTACCGACCAGATCATAAGCCCCGGCTTCATCGACACGCATCGTCATGGTTGGCAGACAGCCTTCAAGACACTTGGATCCAACACTACCCTGGCTCAATACTTTGGACGTTACGGAGAGTTCGCAGCTGCACCCCATTTCAATGCCGAAGACGTTTACTGGGGGCAGTTAGCAGGACTCCTCGAGGCCCTGAACGCCGGAGTCACAACTTCGCTAGACCATGCCCATCATACTTGGTCGAATGAAACAGCTTATGCGGGTCTCAATGCCTCAATTGAGAGTGGTGCTCGTGTATTTTGGGCTTATGCTTTCCATGATGTTCCGTCCTTGAACTACACAGTTAAGGATCAGATTCCTAACTTCGTTGACATGGCTGAGAATGGCCTTCTGCAAGACAGCAATGTTGAGATAGGAATTGCGTATGATTCCTTCGGCCCAAACCCTCCAGATGTCGCAAAGGAGGTTGCAAACCTGGCACGAGAATTTAATGTCTCGGTTGTTACAACCCACTCTCTTGCTGGACCCTTTGGAGTCTCCAACCTTCCCGAGGACGTTCACTCCTTTGACCTGCTCAACACGTCGATACCAGTCGTCTTTTCTCACGGCAGCTTCCTCACGGCCACTGGCGCCAACCTTCTTCGTCAAACAAACCAATATCTCTCTATCACTCCGGAGTCGGAGATGCACTACGGACATACGCATCCACACTCTTACTATATCCAGAATCAGGCTGCGCTCGGCGTCGACACCCATTTCACCTACTCAACCGACATTTTAACGCAAGCCCGAATCTGGTTGCAAAGCGTGCGCTATTTCTTCTTTGACAAGGTACTCTCCGGGTGGGAGGTGCCCAAGAATAACCCAATGAGTGTTGTTCAGGCTTTTTCGCTTGCAACTCGAGCCGGAGGTCTCGCACTTCGCCGTCCAGAACTTGGAGTCATCCGTGAAGGAGCAAAGGCAGACCTAATTGTTTGGAATGCAGCCGAGTCACCCTCACTGCTGGGGTGGACAGACCCCATTGCTGCAATTATGCTGCATGCCAGCGTTGCTGATATCTTGCATGTCATGGTGAATGGGGACTTTGTGAAGCGGGATGGAAAGCTAGTTATCGCTAACTATTCAACGATCAGACGAAGCTTTCTTGAGAGTGCTAGACGGATAAAGAATATTTATAGAGAATTTGACTACCCAAGCCTTGAAGGGAAGTTCAATGGAGGGGGCTTTTACTATGGAGAGGCAAGGGTTGCAGACACTGAGAGAGGTACGAATAACGGGTATGGAGGGCTACATCTATTGGAATAG